A stretch of the Cytobacillus luteolus genome encodes the following:
- a CDS encoding YheC/YheD family protein gives MIWVKIQKDHEHQTDELTIYLPNWLAIEVQNTTFLYFGNQKLKVNVRTFHSKKTDNHSYNNPLKINCSQDLLDVLHIPDEVPYKLYVKEGIIHLGPVIGLLLGEQHYYYHHRHMQEYSDAVRNYNQIGGLVIAFKECSIDWDKKCLFGLYYHSESKKWHYQKLPIPSVIYRRGYKSNQQVAEKLSRYTNDKVFNSFRYDKWELHKELSNNVKFKQYLPDTYKLENQHDVLKLLHETSKIILKPSDLSRGRGIYIFKKQTSDSILAVDYNEGNKREFTIPNWAIEDYLSQENLLSKNYILQPYLDLAKIEGNPWDIRVVMQKNIKSGWQCSGIECRVAGKNQFVTNISRGGMALPIKMALEESFGPSVHSNLLKTNVIAAAQHFCEIMDETGEHFAEFGLDLAFDVNQKLWFIEANMRPTFNGFKKMDMANYYYICQNPIRYAAAVDGFY, from the coding sequence ATGATATGGGTAAAGATTCAGAAAGACCATGAACATCAGACTGATGAATTGACTATCTATCTCCCTAACTGGCTAGCAATAGAAGTGCAGAATACTACCTTTTTGTATTTTGGCAACCAAAAATTAAAGGTAAACGTTAGGACTTTTCACTCCAAAAAAACAGATAATCATAGCTACAATAACCCACTCAAAATAAATTGTTCTCAAGATCTTTTAGATGTATTACACATTCCTGATGAAGTTCCTTATAAACTCTACGTTAAAGAAGGTATCATTCACCTCGGCCCTGTTATTGGCTTACTATTGGGTGAGCAGCATTATTATTATCATCATCGACATATGCAAGAATACTCTGACGCTGTCCGTAATTATAATCAAATTGGGGGACTCGTTATTGCCTTTAAGGAATGTTCTATTGACTGGGATAAAAAGTGCCTTTTTGGGCTGTATTATCATTCTGAAAGTAAAAAGTGGCACTATCAAAAACTCCCAATACCTTCAGTTATTTACCGTCGTGGATATAAATCAAACCAACAAGTTGCCGAAAAATTATCTAGGTATACCAATGATAAAGTCTTTAATTCCTTTCGTTACGATAAGTGGGAGCTTCATAAAGAACTTAGCAACAATGTTAAATTTAAGCAATATTTACCGGACACATATAAATTAGAAAATCAACATGACGTGCTAAAATTATTGCACGAAACATCTAAGATTATTTTAAAACCTTCAGACCTTTCTAGAGGAAGAGGCATCTATATTTTTAAGAAACAAACCTCTGACTCTATTTTGGCGGTTGATTATAATGAAGGAAACAAACGAGAGTTTACCATTCCGAATTGGGCCATTGAGGACTACTTAAGTCAGGAGAACTTACTATCGAAAAATTATATATTACAGCCCTATTTAGACCTAGCTAAGATTGAAGGTAATCCATGGGACATCCGTGTAGTTATGCAAAAAAACATAAAATCTGGATGGCAATGTAGTGGGATAGAATGTAGAGTGGCAGGGAAAAACCAATTTGTTACAAACATCTCACGTGGTGGAATGGCGCTACCTATAAAAATGGCATTAGAAGAGTCTTTTGGTCCCTCCGTTCATTCTAATCTACTAAAAACAAACGTTATTGCTGCAGCTCAACACTTTTGTGAAATTATGGACGAAACAGGTGAGCATTTTGCAGAGTTTGGATTAGATCTAGCATTTGATGTGAACCAAAAGCTTTGGTTTATTGAAGCAAATATGCGTCCCACCTTTAATGGTTTTAAAAAGATGGATATGGCGAATTATTACTATATCTGTCAAAATCCGATTCGCTATGCTGCAGCTGTAGATGGCTTTTACTAA
- a CDS encoding YheC/YheD family protein, with amino-acid sequence MTSEYFKKIEALYEKNHRLNEFLELELEELKKLLTLDSFNQNDIEHFKNIQHSIEHIKNNLLQSDRKNSFSTIKKPISYGMLYPIKKERLFLQLITELQEISLHYEMDIVLFPIEGINLETQSVEGTIISGLKVEKVITNIPKFIYNMTFHSQSSSVKKMRKLRRLENVMVINPINRFNQSILFDMFSSLLSKDQYLLHYDVFSPKTLMEFLNFYKGCLLLPEKGSAKDKVFWVNQQPEKENHYLLSSTDRSTECSEDELFGQIKKRIKSKKYMVIKPISPIKWMDTPLEIRVYVQKNGDGKWSVTDMVGKSEILAKESNVKHIAEKLEWTLQEVSIQKPDNVLQDLTNLSVECCSLMDYYIPNLGTATLDFLVDQDCKPYLLYVKGWETRSYLYTASMIDWKAYLSNAFHYMYYLNNNIED; translated from the coding sequence ATGACAAGTGAATACTTTAAAAAGATAGAAGCATTATACGAAAAAAACCACCGTCTTAATGAATTTTTAGAACTAGAATTAGAAGAACTGAAGAAGTTACTTACTCTAGACTCATTTAATCAGAATGACATTGAGCACTTCAAAAATATACAACATTCAATTGAGCATATTAAAAACAACCTTTTACAGTCTGATCGTAAGAATTCGTTTAGTACCATAAAGAAACCCATCTCTTACGGAATGCTTTATCCAATAAAAAAGGAAAGGTTATTTCTACAACTAATTACGGAATTACAAGAAATATCCCTTCATTACGAAATGGATATTGTTTTATTTCCTATTGAGGGAATAAACCTTGAAACTCAATCGGTAGAGGGAACGATTATATCTGGGTTAAAAGTGGAAAAAGTAATTACGAATATCCCAAAATTTATTTACAACATGACTTTTCATTCACAATCAAGCAGTGTTAAGAAAATGCGTAAACTCCGTAGGCTAGAAAATGTAATGGTCATTAACCCTATCAATCGTTTTAACCAAAGTATACTCTTTGATATGTTTTCTTCTTTACTATCAAAGGACCAATATTTACTCCACTACGATGTGTTCTCTCCCAAAACCTTAATGGAATTTCTCAATTTCTATAAAGGGTGCCTTCTATTACCCGAGAAAGGATCTGCTAAAGATAAAGTATTTTGGGTGAATCAGCAACCTGAAAAGGAAAATCATTACCTTCTCTCTTCGACAGATCGTTCAACCGAGTGTAGTGAAGATGAATTGTTTGGACAAATTAAAAAGCGAATTAAATCAAAAAAATACATGGTCATAAAGCCAATAAGCCCAATTAAATGGATGGACACTCCCCTCGAAATAAGAGTCTATGTTCAAAAGAATGGGGATGGAAAGTGGAGTGTAACAGATATGGTAGGTAAAAGCGAGATTCTCGCTAAGGAATCTAATGTAAAACATATAGCTGAGAAACTGGAATGGACTCTTCAAGAAGTTTCCATACAAAAACCAGATAATGTATTACAAGATTTAACTAATTTATCGGTTGAATGTTGTTCACTAATGGATTATTATATTCCAAATCTAGGAACAGCAACCTTAGATTTTTTAGTAGACCAAGACTGTAAACCTTATCTTTTGTATGTTAAAGGGTGGGAAACAAGAAGTTATTTATATACTGCTAGTATGATTGACTGGAAAGCTTACTTATCAAATGCATTTCATTATATGTATTATCTCAATAACAATATAGAAGATTAA
- a CDS encoding DUF1360 domain-containing protein → MELSWIYLLVFGLASFRLTRLLVFDKITAFIRRPFIDEIEEVEEDGTFSTFIEIKGTGIRKWFGELLSCYWCTGIWCSTFLYLLWLFIPVFIQPVIFILAIAGLAGLIETLNTKLLD, encoded by the coding sequence TTGGAATTATCGTGGATTTATCTACTTGTTTTTGGATTGGCCTCTTTCCGTTTAACTAGATTACTGGTTTTTGATAAGATAACAGCCTTTATTCGGCGACCATTTATAGATGAAATTGAAGAGGTAGAAGAAGATGGGACCTTTTCAACTTTTATCGAAATAAAAGGAACAGGTATAAGGAAATGGTTTGGCGAGTTACTGAGTTGTTATTGGTGTACAGGTATTTGGTGTTCTACTTTCTTATATTTACTTTGGCTTTTTATTCCTGTTTTTATCCAACCAGTTATTTTCATATTGGCTATTGCAGGGTTAGCAGGTTTAATTGAAACACTTAATACAAAATTGCTGGATTAG
- a CDS encoding vanadium-dependent haloperoxidase, translating to MDLLKKWNEIPYAGEQVPPTNPEEPSAGSWVTHYIKTNEIGEFFYKNGKKIQLDIRNPSTIDWKPQLAIVKKTLENLTPHQMEVAKYWGTGVPTKQFVPIMDRLIDTYKVPAPRAARILAAVLAAVNDAFVVTWKCKFDWQVARPNQLDQSLETILCTPRHPTYPSGHATIAGCVEQVLGYFFPGEAKKLRKMSEECSDSRLYAGVHFPLDNSEGLRLGRQIGRIVVEELKKDKNEENRKIDKPYRENRNAVINPPPYEQVIPYEFANNCTSLLTNNKKDDLPTNNTTKPTLFY from the coding sequence ATGGATTTATTGAAGAAATGGAATGAAATTCCCTACGCTGGAGAACAAGTGCCTCCTACTAATCCCGAGGAACCGTCGGCCGGGTCATGGGTAACCCATTATATAAAGACAAATGAAATAGGTGAGTTTTTTTATAAAAATGGTAAGAAGATACAACTTGATATCCGCAATCCATCTACAATTGACTGGAAACCTCAACTTGCGATTGTAAAAAAAACGTTAGAGAACTTAACCCCACATCAAATGGAAGTGGCTAAATACTGGGGAACAGGAGTACCAACTAAGCAATTTGTTCCTATTATGGATCGCTTAATCGATACTTACAAAGTACCTGCACCGAGAGCAGCACGAATACTTGCTGCTGTACTGGCAGCTGTTAATGATGCATTTGTAGTAACATGGAAATGTAAGTTTGATTGGCAGGTTGCAAGGCCCAACCAATTAGACCAGTCATTAGAAACAATCCTTTGTACACCCAGGCATCCTACCTACCCTTCTGGACATGCAACCATTGCAGGCTGTGTTGAACAAGTGTTAGGTTATTTTTTCCCAGGCGAAGCAAAAAAATTACGGAAAATGTCCGAGGAATGTTCAGATTCTCGTCTTTATGCAGGAGTTCATTTCCCGCTAGATAATTCAGAAGGTCTTCGACTTGGACGACAGATTGGCCGTATTGTTGTTGAAGAATTGAAGAAAGATAAAAATGAAGAAAATAGAAAAATTGATAAACCATATCGAGAAAATCGAAATGCAGTCATAAATCCTCCACCATATGAACAAGTCATTCCATACGAATTTGCAAATAATTGTACCTCTCTTTTAACAAATAATAAGAAAGACGATTTGCCAACAAATAATACTACAAAACCTACTTTATTCTATTAA
- a CDS encoding DUF1657 domain-containing protein yields MTVVTQVAQTLAGLKSAQASFETFALQTDNEQAKQMYQQAAQQTQAIVDMLDPRVQEIKQEEPQYNQ; encoded by the coding sequence ATGACAGTTGTTACTCAAGTAGCACAAACTCTTGCTGGGTTAAAAAGTGCTCAAGCTAGTTTTGAAACGTTTGCACTTCAAACGGACAATGAACAAGCTAAGCAAATGTATCAACAGGCTGCACAACAAACACAAGCGATTGTTGATATGTTAGATCCACGTGTGCAAGAAATTAAACAAGAAGAGCCACAATATAACCAGTAA
- the spoVAC gene encoding stage V sporulation protein AC — MPNKNRKNLSMTQQEYQQFQTKHETKRPVAKNIIKAFLVGGIICTIGQAVQLFYIYNFNFTEATAGNPTVATMVFFAMLLTGFGVYDRLAQFAGAGSAVPVTGFGNAVISAAIEHRTEGFVLGVGSNMFKLAGSVILFGTFSAFVVALIKTILMKWGGF, encoded by the coding sequence ATGCCAAATAAAAATAGAAAAAACTTATCAATGACACAACAAGAGTACCAGCAATTTCAAACTAAACATGAAACGAAGCGGCCAGTTGCCAAAAACATCATTAAAGCTTTTCTGGTCGGCGGAATTATTTGCACAATTGGACAGGCTGTCCAATTATTTTATATCTATAACTTTAATTTTACGGAGGCAACAGCGGGAAATCCTACTGTCGCAACCATGGTGTTTTTTGCAATGCTGTTAACAGGATTCGGTGTATATGACCGACTTGCTCAATTTGCGGGGGCAGGTAGTGCAGTGCCAGTTACTGGATTTGGTAATGCTGTTATTTCAGCAGCAATTGAACATCGTACTGAGGGCTTTGTTCTTGGGGTCGGATCAAATATGTTTAAACTTGCTGGTTCGGTTATATTATTTGGGACATTCTCAGCGTTTGTCGTTGCTCTAATTAAAACGATTCTTATGAAATGGGGCGGTTTTTAA
- the spoVAD gene encoding stage V sporulation protein AD, protein MMQGHATWVFENKPVIISSAAVGGPFEANGAIADDFDLLHEDLWLGEDSYEKAHKVLFEEAYFKAIEKANVDKEKIQFILAGDLINQITPSSFAARTLGTPYFGLFGACSTSMEGLALGAFIVNHGGAKYLLTAAGSHNAAVEKQFRYPTEYGGQKPPTAQWTVTGAGAAVLSDKGEGPRVTSATIGKVIDMGLSDPFNMGGAMAPAAVDTIEAHFRDRNIDPSYYDLIVTGDLGHIGREVSLDLLKKHGLEIEDSKYQDCGLLIYREDQPVLSGGSGAGCSATVLYGHILNRMKKGELKRILVVATGALLSPISFQQKETIPCIAHAVSIEYGGEGN, encoded by the coding sequence ATGATGCAAGGACATGCAACTTGGGTGTTTGAGAATAAGCCAGTAATTATATCATCTGCAGCAGTTGGTGGACCGTTTGAGGCTAATGGAGCAATTGCTGATGATTTCGATCTTCTACATGAAGATCTCTGGCTAGGAGAAGATTCTTATGAAAAAGCACATAAAGTACTTTTTGAAGAAGCCTATTTTAAAGCTATAGAGAAAGCGAATGTAGATAAAGAGAAAATCCAATTCATATTAGCAGGAGACTTAATTAATCAAATTACCCCTTCAAGCTTTGCCGCAAGAACACTAGGAACTCCGTATTTCGGTCTTTTCGGAGCTTGTTCTACCTCAATGGAAGGACTCGCACTTGGTGCATTCATTGTTAATCATGGTGGTGCAAAATACTTACTAACTGCAGCAGGAAGCCATAATGCAGCAGTGGAAAAGCAGTTTAGATATCCAACAGAATATGGAGGTCAAAAGCCACCTACTGCTCAGTGGACGGTAACAGGGGCTGGCGCAGCCGTTTTGAGTGATAAAGGGGAAGGTCCTAGAGTTACTTCAGCTACAATTGGGAAAGTAATTGATATGGGCTTGTCTGATCCATTTAATATGGGAGGAGCAATGGCACCAGCTGCTGTTGATACAATTGAAGCTCATTTTAGAGATCGAAACATTGATCCTTCTTACTATGATTTAATTGTAACCGGTGACCTAGGCCATATCGGCCGTGAAGTATCGTTAGATTTATTAAAAAAGCATGGCTTAGAAATTGAGGATTCAAAATATCAAGACTGTGGTTTACTAATCTACCGAGAAGACCAACCAGTATTATCTGGTGGAAGTGGAGCAGGTTGTTCAGCAACTGTATTATACGGACATATATTGAATCGAATGAAAAAAGGGGAATTGAAAAGAATTCTAGTAGTTGCAACTGGGGCACTACTATCACCAATATCTTTTCAGCAAAAAGAAACGATTCCTTGTATTGCACATGCTGTTTCAATTGAGTACGGGGGTGAAGGGAATTGA
- the spoVAE gene encoding stage V sporulation protein AE: MIQTFFWAFVVGGLICVIGQIMFDVFKLTPAHTLSTLVVSGAILDGFNLYEPLIAFAGAGATIPITSFGNALVHGALQEGEKHGIVGVLTGMFEVTSSGISSAIIFGFIGALLFKPKG; the protein is encoded by the coding sequence TTGATTCAAACTTTCTTTTGGGCCTTTGTTGTAGGTGGACTTATCTGTGTAATCGGTCAAATCATGTTTGACGTCTTTAAGCTTACTCCAGCACATACATTGAGTACACTTGTTGTATCGGGTGCTATTTTAGACGGATTTAATCTTTACGAACCTTTAATTGCGTTTGCCGGCGCAGGCGCGACGATTCCAATCACGAGCTTTGGTAATGCTCTTGTCCATGGAGCACTTCAGGAAGGGGAGAAGCATGGTATTGTCGGGGTATTAACAGGGATGTTTGAGGTAACGAGTTCTGGTATCTCCTCAGCCATCATTTTTGGTTTTATTGGTGCATTACTATTTAAACCAAAGGGTTAG
- a CDS encoding DUF1657 domain-containing protein, whose translation MTVASQVKQTLASLKSMHASFQSLALTSIDEDAKRTFHEVMLTTEEIITDVKARVGELEYEEPQYKGF comes from the coding sequence ATGACGGTTGCCTCTCAAGTAAAACAAACACTTGCCAGTTTGAAAAGTATGCATGCAAGCTTTCAATCATTGGCTCTGACCTCGATTGATGAGGATGCGAAAAGAACATTTCATGAAGTTATGTTAACAACAGAAGAGATCATTACGGATGTAAAAGCACGAGTTGGAGAACTAGAATATGAGGAACCCCAGTATAAAGGGTTTTAG